One Mucilaginibacter ginkgonis genomic region harbors:
- a CDS encoding trypsin-like peptidase domain-containing protein has protein sequence MRKIGLTLLTAFVGGAMALGTYKVFEKKDADSMSFEDRQKVYFASNKMNTIASSAGEVDFTQAAAAVTPAVVYIRTTYSAQSSGRESQMEDLFGQMFGQRIRPQQRTPQMASGSGVIISPDGYIVTNNHVVEKADKITVATNDHRTFQAKVIGTDPNTDLALIKISATNLPIVKLGNSDDVRVGEWVLAVGNPFNLTSTVTAGIVSAKGRNIGIIGSERNDDDDQNYNPFGPTRNQPATPKINRAIESFIQTDAAINPGNSGGALVNTKGELIGINSAIASHTGSYEGYGFAIPINLAKKVLDDIEKYGSVKRGYIGVNFAELNEDNASQLGVKNTTGLYVNDVVDGGGAQQAGIKKGDVITKVDGTTIYESSDLQERVGRLQPGDKVNLTIVRDGSSRNIAVTLKADAGAAKVATARSKSAEELYNKLGASFQPLSAAQKAKYHVTSGVTVTQVREGGLFSDTEMPVGTIILNINRQPINTVADIDKAITNLRNGMVTISGIYPDGTTFTNSFQAQ, from the coding sequence GCGCAATGGCCTTGGGTACCTACAAGGTATTTGAGAAAAAGGATGCGGATAGCATGAGCTTTGAAGACCGCCAAAAAGTATATTTCGCAAGTAATAAAATGAATACCATCGCTTCGTCTGCAGGCGAGGTTGATTTTACGCAAGCTGCAGCAGCTGTAACGCCAGCTGTAGTTTACATACGTACAACTTATTCTGCACAATCTAGCGGCCGCGAAAGCCAGATGGAAGATCTATTTGGCCAAATGTTTGGTCAGCGTATACGTCCGCAACAGCGTACGCCGCAAATGGCATCGGGTTCAGGCGTGATCATCTCGCCCGACGGATACATTGTAACCAATAATCACGTGGTTGAAAAAGCAGACAAGATTACCGTTGCTACCAATGACCACCGCACTTTCCAGGCAAAAGTTATAGGTACAGACCCTAATACAGATTTAGCGCTGATTAAGATCAGCGCGACCAACTTACCTATTGTAAAGCTGGGTAATTCTGACGACGTACGCGTTGGCGAATGGGTGTTGGCAGTTGGTAACCCTTTTAACCTTACATCAACCGTAACAGCAGGTATCGTTAGCGCTAAAGGCCGTAACATTGGTATTATCGGTAGCGAGCGTAATGACGATGATGATCAAAACTATAATCCTTTTGGCCCGACACGCAACCAGCCGGCAACACCAAAAATTAATCGCGCCATCGAGTCGTTCATTCAAACAGATGCCGCCATCAATCCGGGCAACAGCGGCGGCGCTTTAGTAAATACTAAAGGTGAATTGATAGGCATTAACTCAGCGATCGCATCACACACTGGTTCTTATGAAGGCTATGGTTTTGCTATTCCAATTAACCTGGCAAAAAAAGTGCTGGATGATATTGAAAAGTATGGCAGTGTTAAGCGCGGTTACATAGGCGTAAACTTTGCCGAACTAAACGAAGATAATGCATCTCAATTGGGTGTAAAAAACACAACAGGTTTGTATGTGAACGATGTAGTTGACGGTGGTGGCGCACAACAGGCCGGTATTAAAAAAGGTGATGTGATCACTAAGGTAGATGGTACAACAATTTACGAATCATCTGATCTGCAAGAGCGCGTAGGCCGTTTGCAACCGGGCGATAAGGTAAACCTGACCATTGTTCGCGATGGTAGTTCCCGCAATATCGCGGTAACCCTTAAAGCCGACGCCGGTGCAGCTAAGGTTGCAACCGCACGTTCAAAATCAGCCGAAGAACTGTACAATAAATTAGGTGCAAGCTTCCAGCCATTGAGTGCGGCGCAGAAGGCAAAATACCATGTAACCAGCGGTGTAACCGTTACCCAGGTTCGCGAGGGCGGCTTGTTCAGCGATACCGAAATGCCGGTGGGTACTATCATTCTTAACATCAACAGGCAGCCAATTAACACCGTTGCCGATATTGATAAGGCGATCACTAACCTGCGTAACGGCATGGTAACCATATCAGGTATTTACCCAGACGGTACCACCTTTACCAATAGTTTCCAAGCCCAGTAA
- the pdeM gene encoding ligase-associated DNA damage response endonuclease PdeM: MKICAEAELNLLNQDLLLLPEKAIYWKQENALIAADVHLGKSGHFRKAGIAIPQNMAQEDLAVLSDLIRQYNPSKLIFLGDLFHSEINTDWDWFALWRAQFPKLHIVLVKGNHDIINDKHYHLLGIETPEELSYGPFLMLHHPLKENKLANAQGYVLCGHIHPGVRLQGRGRQAVTLPCFTFGARQAILPSFGKFTGKVAIRHQQADKVYGVLNDRVIAV; this comes from the coding sequence ATGAAGATCTGTGCTGAGGCTGAGCTTAATCTATTAAATCAAGACCTTTTATTATTGCCCGAGAAGGCTATTTACTGGAAGCAGGAAAATGCTTTGATAGCTGCAGATGTTCATTTGGGTAAGTCGGGGCATTTTAGAAAAGCCGGCATAGCCATTCCGCAAAACATGGCGCAGGAAGACCTGGCGGTGCTCTCAGATCTGATCCGCCAATATAATCCGTCTAAGCTCATATTTCTGGGCGATCTGTTCCATAGTGAGATAAATACCGATTGGGATTGGTTTGCGCTGTGGCGCGCGCAATTTCCAAAACTGCACATTGTATTGGTAAAGGGCAACCATGATATTATCAATGACAAACATTACCATTTGTTAGGTATTGAAACACCTGAGGAGTTGTCGTACGGCCCGTTTTTAATGCTGCATCATCCGCTTAAGGAAAATAAACTGGCAAATGCCCAAGGCTACGTGCTTTGCGGGCATATTCATCCGGGAGTAAGACTACAGGGAAGAGGCCGGCAAGCGGTAACGCTGCCTTGTTTTACTTTCGGTGCGCGGCAAGCCATCCTGCCATCTTTCGGAAAATTTACCGGTAAAGTTGCCATTCGTCATCAGCAGGCAGATAAAGTGTATGGGGTGCTTAATGACCGGGTGATAGCGGTATAG